A single Elusimicrobiota bacterium DNA region contains:
- a CDS encoding flavin reductase family protein — MFKKISLDKFYRLINHGPCVLITSGTKEKTNIAPIAWNMPLNDEPPLVAIAIAETHYTADLIIKSGELVINIADRNLLPFIKYCGEVSGRKIDKIKKMNIKLLKGVKINTPHLEKAAGFLECRIIDKKNYDGVILFIGKVIYAAVRSDIFDDYWLSDKAKIVHHLGGSYFACLGKRFKA; from the coding sequence ATGTTTAAGAAAATTTCTTTGGACAAGTTTTATCGCCTTATTAACCACGGCCCCTGCGTACTGATAACATCAGGGACAAAAGAGAAAACGAATATCGCACCGATTGCGTGGAATATGCCTTTAAATGACGAACCACCGTTAGTTGCTATAGCAATTGCTGAAACTCATTATACGGCTGACCTAATAATCAAAAGCGGTGAATTAGTTATAAATATAGCCGATAGAAATTTGCTTCCATTTATTAAATATTGCGGTGAAGTCAGCGGAAGAAAAATTGACAAGATCAAAAAAATGAATATTAAATTATTGAAAGGCGTGAAAATAAATACGCCGCATTTGGAAAAAGCTGCGGGATTTCTGGAATGTAGAATTATAGACAAGAAAAATTATGATGGGGTTATTTTGTTTATCGGAAAAGTGATATATGCTGCGGTAAGAAGTGATATTTTTGATGATTACTGGCTATCCGATAAAGCCAAAATTGTTCATCACTTAGGAGGAAGCTATTTTGCGTGTCTTGGGAAAAGATTTAAAGCCTGA
- a CDS encoding TonB-dependent receptor, producing MKNKIIALLLPILCLTYAYSQESSKDVFLSLTRRAESMRQMPTSVSVIGNERIKNTKARDLGELVDSELGLVRSKYGSLGASSTLSIRGSTAEQVLILIDGRRANSISSGDTNLSAIPLDSVERVEIIRGSASAIYGTNAMGGIVNIITKGYDENMPKIDFGASAGSYGERNFKLHLNLKKDRLYGVAIAGNEAGNGWRENSAFESQNFFARLGYDLVKYGNLELSSSLYSNELGVPGKLFTTTYLPLSVDMYDGTLETKASSPDAIQKTVKKSIKLEHKKTIPYGSLSTVIHSSDESMKYKNPSSFLDGQYDSGVFGLESKYMMDSGFTVGGEWWEERYKKTNLLADSVDVNRSRVNSSGYAQYKLGLNKFVILPSIRFDDNSAFGSVFTPQLGVVYLVSEAGKISLNAGKSWRAPTFDTLYWPVETSVYSGVTCVTKGNASLKPEQGMGYDAGFEIESAKFGTGVTFFNSETKDLIIWLPDYNSATNTETWTPMNVSNTMSTGAEMNLSHKISSSLVQEIAYTYDWSEDADKKAVLFYRPRNIVKYSIKYITVFGLKADADLKYTGSQKTDNQTIDELKEYYLLDLKISQKFKDTEIWIKAENLTDTKYQTRLGFPLAGAAFYAGFEMKFWG from the coding sequence ATGAAAAATAAAATTATTGCATTACTTTTACCGATTCTATGTTTGACATATGCTTATTCGCAGGAATCATCGAAGGATGTTTTCTTAAGCCTCACGCGCAGGGCGGAATCAATGCGGCAGATGCCGACATCTGTTTCCGTAATAGGCAATGAAAGGATCAAAAACACAAAAGCAAGGGATTTGGGAGAACTTGTGGACAGCGAGCTCGGACTTGTGCGCAGTAAATACGGTTCGCTAGGGGCTTCAAGCACATTGAGTATTCGCGGTTCTACTGCCGAGCAGGTTCTGATTCTTATAGACGGACGGCGCGCAAACAGTATTTCCAGCGGCGACACAAACTTGAGCGCAATCCCGCTTGATTCTGTTGAAAGGGTTGAAATAATACGAGGCTCTGCCTCGGCAATATACGGGACTAACGCTATGGGAGGGATTGTAAATATTATAACGAAAGGTTATGACGAAAATATGCCTAAAATTGATTTCGGAGCTTCGGCGGGAAGTTACGGTGAGCGCAATTTTAAACTGCATTTGAACTTAAAGAAAGACCGTCTTTACGGTGTGGCAATAGCAGGCAACGAGGCAGGAAACGGATGGCGCGAAAATTCAGCATTTGAAAGCCAGAACTTTTTTGCGCGCCTCGGCTATGATCTTGTAAAATACGGCAATCTTGAACTTTCAAGTTCTCTCTACAGCAACGAGCTTGGAGTTCCGGGAAAGCTTTTCACCACAACTTATCTGCCGCTTAGCGTTGATATGTACGACGGCACACTTGAGACCAAGGCTTCCAGTCCTGATGCCATACAGAAAACCGTCAAAAAATCCATTAAACTTGAACACAAAAAAACTATACCTTACGGATCTCTTTCTACCGTGATTCATAGCAGTGACGAGAGCATGAAGTACAAAAATCCTTCCTCGTTTCTAGATGGTCAGTATGATTCTGGGGTTTTCGGCCTTGAGTCTAAATACATGATGGACTCAGGTTTCACGGTCGGCGGCGAATGGTGGGAAGAGAGATATAAAAAGACTAATCTCCTTGCGGATTCAGTGGACGTGAACCGCTCAAGGGTCAACAGTTCCGGTTACGCCCAGTATAAACTTGGGCTTAATAAATTTGTAATCCTCCCAAGCATTCGTTTTGATGACAACTCAGCTTTTGGAAGCGTATTTACTCCGCAACTCGGAGTCGTCTACCTTGTTTCGGAAGCAGGCAAGATTTCATTAAATGCAGGCAAATCATGGAGGGCGCCGACATTCGATACTTTATATTGGCCTGTTGAAACTTCTGTATATTCAGGCGTTACGTGTGTTACAAAAGGCAACGCTTCACTAAAACCCGAACAGGGAATGGGTTATGATGCCGGATTTGAGATTGAATCGGCAAAGTTCGGCACAGGCGTAACATTCTTTAATTCCGAAACGAAGGATCTTATTATCTGGCTTCCCGACTACAACTCAGCGACAAATACCGAGACATGGACTCCCATGAATGTTTCAAACACCATGTCCACCGGAGCGGAAATGAACTTGTCACATAAAATATCGAGTTCTCTTGTTCAAGAAATTGCCTATACTTATGATTGGTCGGAAGATGCAGATAAGAAAGCTGTGCTTTTTTACCGTCCGCGAAACATTGTGAAATACAGCATAAAATACATTACCGTATTTGGCTTAAAGGCTGACGCAGACTTAAAATATACCGGCTCACAAAAAACCGATAATCAGACCATAGATGAACTCAAAGAATATTATTTGCTGGATTTGAAAATATCGCAGAAATTCAAGGATACGGAAATCTGGATTAAAGCAGAAAATCTTACCGATACAAAGTACCAGACACGGCTTGGTTTCCCTCTTGCAGGCGCCGCTTTCTACGCGGGTTTTGAGATGAAGTTTTGGGGGTAG